In Citrus sinensis cultivar Valencia sweet orange chromosome 4, DVS_A1.0, whole genome shotgun sequence, one DNA window encodes the following:
- the LOC127901830 gene encoding uncharacterized protein LOC127901830, producing the protein MSKGKEKVIEVDDDELDFLPSLLTNPAFDPGIPLEPIKSSVGTSARRTSPQTTSSSGNSNEEGSSGSENTLSEGRGDDSGEVSPLGASPPEGRSTEGGRALSRDYAIDYMTCTTTFDELADLRLRYSIPGEILLKVPGKKDTSSRPPRGYMLLKRAHGQRGEALVPVEKQPQRRRLVLLPIKYQDQEPITDLPTGGGGNWKKKFFFAGGPWGQVAQVDGQDFRVPPRFVVPGSWGVHFPLQPDQLKRVEAVLANSCPSRELITVYNLLKSRLETFSTSNHEEGPQQGRPFCKAGQHRAASLSLEDFTSCSCQRRETSGAATDPASSSPLVGPRSRLPDSRAEHLVPYLNELSKLVSKKNLEDFDGCTLGELVRAMQYNAFHLSCMATYYKAKVGRYDRKMKEDIQSATTRADVAEKKAGELNVENFKLIEQESLAQAKAITLEEELTKVKEDLQRQKAMYEAQFESLCNSHRAQEHPDLKMDDLAAGVAQHMDEEAAKEDAEGVKPIVIEEENSPPRAVPANVGEASTPADVGSGLAYGFATCLRNFFDA; encoded by the exons ATGTCGAAAGGCAAAGAGAAGGTCATTGAGGTTGACGACGATGAGTTGGACTTCCTGCCTAGTCTGCTCACCAATCCTGCTTTTGACCCCGGGATCCCCTTAGAGCCCATTAAATCTAGTGTTGGCACTAGCGCTAGGAGGACGTCCCCCCAAACAACCTCTTCGAGCGGAAATAGCAATGAAGAGGGGTCTTCTGGCTCGGAGAACACCCTGAGTGAGGGTCGAGGAGATGATTCTGGTGAGGTGTCCCCATTAGGAGCGTCGCCACCAGAAGGGCGGAGTACAGAAGGAGGTAGAGCCCTATCGCGGGACTACGCTATTGATTATATGACGTGCACGACCACGTTTGACGAGCTCGCTGACCTCCGGCTTAGGTATAGCATTCCTGGTGAAATACTTCTTAAGGTCCCAGGAAAGAAGGATACCTCTAGCAGGCCTCCTAGGGGATAT atgttgcTAAAGCGAGCCCACGGTCAACGAGGTGAAGCACTTGTACCAGTTGAAAAGCAGCCCCAAAGACGCCGGCTGGTATTACTTCCAATCAAGTACCAAGACCAGGAACCCATAACCGATCTTCctactggtggtggtgggaattGGAAGAAGAAGTTCTTTTTCGCAGGGGGTCCCTGGGGTCAAGTTGCACAGGTTGATGGGCAGGACTTCCGCGTCCCACCCCGTTTCGTggtcccag GTTCTTGGGGTGTTCACTTCCCCCTCCAACCTGATCAGCTCAAACGGGTCGAGGCTGTACTAGCCAACTCCTGCCCGAGTCGAGAACTGATAACTGTTTACAACTTGCTCAAGTCTCGCTTG GAAACGTTCTCGACCTCAAACCACGAAGAGGGACCACAACAAGGACGCCCCTTCTGCAAAGCGGGCCAACATCGTGCTGCAAGTCTCTCCCTTGAAGACTTTACCTCCTGCTCCTGCCAAAGAAGGGAAACTAGTGGAGCAGCCACGGATCCTGCTTCCTCTTCTCCTCTTGTCGGGCCTCGATCTCGCTTACCTGACAGCCGAGCAGAACACTTGGTCCCCTATCTCAATGAGTTATCTAAACTCGTGAGCAAGAAGAACCTGGAGGACTTTGATGGCTGCACCTTGGGTGAGCTGGTGAGGGCCATGCAGTATAATGCTTTCCACCTCAGCTGCATGGCCACCTATTACAAGGCTAAGGTTGGCCGCTACGAccggaagatgaaggaggacaTTCAATCGGCGACGACCAGAGCTGACGTTGCCGAGAAGAAAGCAGGGGAGCTGAATGTTGAGAACTTCAAGCTGATAGAGCAAGAATCtcttgctcaagcaaaagccattacCCTCGAGGAGGAGTTGACCAAGGTCAAGGAGGATCTTCAAAGGCAGAAGGCTATGTATGAGGCTCAGTTCGAATCTCTCTGCAATTCCCACCGGGCTCAG GAGCACCCTgatctgaagatggatgaccttgcagctggtgtTGCTCAACATATGGACGAGGAGGCGGCCAAGGAAGATGCCGAAGGGGTAAAGCCGATCGTGATTGAGGAGGAAaactctcctcctcgtgcaGTCCCTGCAAACGTTGGCGAGGCGAGCACCCCTGCTGACGTTG GTTCTGGCTTGGCATATGGTTTTGCCACATGCCTTAGAAACTTTTTCGATGCTtag